Part of the Thauera sedimentorum genome, TCGGCCACCGCGAGCCGCTCGGCGCGGCTGGCCTGCGCGGCCATGATGGCGCGGATCTGCGCCTCGGGCAGGGCACTGCGTGCGCGAACCCGTTCGATCTGCAGCGACTCGGGGCAGTCGACCACGCACAGGCGGTCGCAGCGTTCGCGCCAGTTGCCGGATTCGACCAGCAGCGGAACCACCAGCACCACGTAGGGGGCCTGTGCGGCCGCGCACTGGCGGGCGGATTCGCTGCGGATGAGGGGGTGGAGAATGGCCTCCAGCCGGCCGCGGGCCGCCGGATCGGAGAACGCCAGGGCGCGCATCGCGGCGCGGTCGAGCGAGCCGTCGGCGGCGATCACCGCGGGGCCGAAGGCGGTCTCGATCTCCGCCATGGCCGCCCCGCCGGGTGCGGTAAGCGTATGGGCGATCAGGTCGGTATCGACCAGCGCCGCGCCGAGCCGGCCCAGGCCGTCGGCTACTGCGGTCTTGCCGCTGCCGATGCCGCCGGTCAGCCCGACCACGTAGGGACGTGGCGTCACGGTTGCGCGCAGTCGCCCGGACGGGCTGACGCCGGCAGGCTGCCCTCGGTCATGCGGGCGTCGATGAGCGCCTGCGCGCCGCGTACCTCGACGCGGTACACGGTGGTACTGCGGGTGCCGATCGATGCGCTGCGCACGCCGAACTTGCGCAGCCGTTCCAGGTGCTGCGTGGCGGCGGCCTCGGTCTTGAACAGGCCGAGCGACACAGCGTACTGGTTGGGGCCCGAGTCCTGGACGATATAGAACTCGTCGACGCCGAGCGCGCGCAGTTCGCGTCCCTTGCGTTCGGCGTACTCGCGGGTGCCGTCGGGCGGAATGCGCACCCACCAGCCGGTGATCGCCTCCGCCCCGGTGCGCTGCACCGCCAGCTCGGCGGTGTCGAAGTTGCGAACCACCGCATCCGCCGTTTCGCCGCCGAGGCCGTCGAAGGCGACGCAGCGGGTGGCCGTGGCGGCGGGCGGCGCCGCGGCGGCGGTGCTCGGGTCGTCTCCATTGCCCGTCTCGCCAGCGCCGTCATCGGCTGCCGGCGCCGGCGCCTGCTCGACGGGTGCTGCTTCGGGCACCGCCGCCAGCGGCGCGGAGGCTTCGCCATGTAGCCGGATGCGCTCCGGATTGAGCTGGTTCGTCAAGCGCTCCGGCTCGCCGCGCGGCGCGCTGACGCCGAGCAGGCCGGTGGACGCGGCCAGGGCGAGCAGGTTGAGCAGCAGCAGGACGATGAACAGCAGGCGCAGGATGGACATGGCGAAAGGCGCGGGGCGGGCGGCGTCCCGGGTCAGCCGACCTTGGGCA contains:
- the coaE gene encoding dephospho-CoA kinase (Dephospho-CoA kinase (CoaE) performs the final step in coenzyme A biosynthesis.); protein product: MTPRPYVVGLTGGIGSGKTAVADGLGRLGAALVDTDLIAHTLTAPGGAAMAEIETAFGPAVIAADGSLDRAAMRALAFSDPAARGRLEAILHPLIRSESARQCAAAQAPYVVLVVPLLVESGNWRERCDRLCVVDCPESLQIERVRARSALPEAQIRAIMAAQASRAERLAVADDVIDNSGPLAELTPRIEALHRRYLALAKR
- a CDS encoding SPOR domain-containing protein; this translates as MSILRLLFIVLLLLNLLALAASTGLLGVSAPRGEPERLTNQLNPERIRLHGEASAPLAAVPEAAPVEQAPAPAADDGAGETGNGDDPSTAAAAPPAATATRCVAFDGLGGETADAVVRNFDTAELAVQRTGAEAITGWWVRIPPDGTREYAERKGRELRALGVDEFYIVQDSGPNQYAVSLGLFKTEAAATQHLERLRKFGVRSASIGTRSTTVYRVEVRGAQALIDARMTEGSLPASARPGDCAQP